In a single window of the Olivibacter sp. SDN3 genome:
- the dnaA gene encoding chromosomal replication initiator protein DnaA, with protein MEKTSTSVWNSCLEIIKDNIPAQSFKTWFEPISALRLEGNVLTIQVPSLFFYEWLEEHYVGLLRKTVKKQLGESGRLEYNIVVEKSSKNIPYTTNIPSNGNGAEGKKQSIPVPVALNKDIKNPFVIPGLKKLHVDPQLNQNYTFDNFIEGDCNRLARSAGYAVASKPGGTSFNPLMIYGGVGLGKTHLAQAIGNEVKRNMADRLVIYVSCEKFCQQFVDSLKNNTINDFVNFYQAMDVIIMDDVHNFAGKDKTQDIFFHIFNHLHQSGKQIILTSDKAPKDLAGLEERLLSRFKWGLSADMQVPDLETRMAILKKKMYADGIDLPYEVVEYVANNIDNNVRELEGAMVSLLAQATLNKKEIDLNLAKSMLKNFIKNSHKEISIDFIQKLVCEYFEVPVEMVKSKTRKREIVQARQISMYLAKNHTKTSLKSIGAFFGGRDHSTVIYACQTVEDLIDTDKKFKAYVQDIQKKLKMS; from the coding sequence ATGGAAAAAACGAGTACAAGTGTATGGAATAGTTGCTTAGAAATTATAAAAGATAACATTCCAGCCCAAAGCTTCAAAACATGGTTTGAACCTATATCCGCTTTGCGTTTGGAAGGAAATGTATTGACCATACAAGTACCCAGTTTATTTTTTTATGAATGGCTCGAAGAACATTATGTTGGCCTGCTACGTAAAACAGTAAAAAAACAATTAGGAGAAAGCGGCCGCTTGGAATACAATATAGTAGTTGAAAAATCATCTAAAAACATACCGTACACAACTAACATTCCTTCCAACGGTAATGGCGCTGAAGGGAAAAAGCAGTCGATTCCTGTGCCTGTTGCTTTAAATAAAGACATTAAGAATCCATTTGTCATTCCAGGTTTAAAAAAGCTGCATGTAGACCCCCAACTGAATCAAAATTATACGTTTGATAATTTTATAGAAGGAGACTGCAATAGACTTGCTCGCTCGGCCGGCTATGCGGTTGCAAGTAAACCTGGCGGGACGTCGTTCAATCCACTCATGATATATGGAGGCGTTGGATTAGGCAAAACGCATCTGGCACAAGCAATAGGCAATGAGGTAAAACGAAATATGGCAGACAGGCTTGTTATTTATGTCTCTTGTGAAAAATTTTGCCAACAGTTTGTCGATTCGTTAAAAAACAATACGATAAACGATTTTGTCAATTTTTACCAAGCTATGGACGTAATTATTATGGACGATGTACATAATTTTGCCGGCAAAGACAAAACACAGGATATCTTTTTTCACATCTTCAATCATCTTCACCAATCAGGAAAGCAGATCATACTTACATCAGATAAAGCCCCTAAAGATCTAGCAGGCCTAGAAGAACGTCTTCTTAGTCGTTTTAAATGGGGGCTGTCCGCAGACATGCAAGTACCGGATCTGGAAACTAGAATGGCTATACTAAAGAAGAAAATGTATGCTGATGGTATAGACTTGCCATATGAAGTCGTGGAATACGTAGCCAACAATATTGACAATAATGTACGTGAACTGGAAGGTGCTATGGTATCACTATTGGCACAAGCAACGCTAAATAAGAAAGAAATTGATCTAAACCTAGCGAAATCAATGTTAAAGAATTTTATAAAAAATTCGCACAAAGAGATTTCCATAGATTTTATACAGAAATTAGTATGTGAATATTTTGAAGTTCCAGTAGAAATGGTCAAATCAAAAACTAGAAAGCGGGAGATCGTGCAAGCTCGACAGATTTCTATGTATTTAGCAAAAAATCACACAAAAACCTCACTTAAATCTATAGGGGCATTTTTTGGAGGAAGAGACCATTCTACGGTAATTTACGCCTGCCAAACAGTAGAAGACTTAATCGATACCGACAAAAAGTTCAAAGCCTACGTTCAAGATATTCAGAAAAAGCTTAAAATGAGCTAA